A part of Terriglobus roseus genomic DNA contains:
- a CDS encoding ECF-type sigma factor yields the protein MKAVQGEITQLLIKWKDGEPQAFEELMPLVYPHLREVAAAYIRRERTPGLMQATALVHELYLRLLSENRAALEDRVHFYTFSAKVMRLILIDHARGNKAQRRGGGLQHVPLSDDMLWVDVGSPEILQLSIALEELQLVDAYKVQLVELRFFLGCTAEETASLLQVSKATVDRDLRFVKAWLYRRLYPENVTAPVSK from the coding sequence ATGAAGGCAGTACAGGGCGAGATTACGCAACTGCTCATCAAGTGGAAAGATGGCGAACCTCAGGCATTTGAAGAGTTGATGCCGCTGGTTTATCCGCACCTCCGAGAAGTCGCGGCGGCTTATATTCGGCGCGAACGGACACCTGGATTGATGCAGGCGACAGCGCTGGTTCACGAGCTCTATTTGAGGTTGTTGAGTGAGAATCGGGCGGCGTTGGAAGACCGTGTGCATTTCTACACGTTTTCCGCCAAGGTTATGCGCCTCATTCTGATTGACCATGCCAGAGGTAACAAAGCTCAACGTCGCGGAGGTGGTCTGCAACATGTGCCATTGAGTGATGACATGCTCTGGGTGGATGTCGGTAGTCCAGAGATTCTCCAACTCTCCATCGCGTTAGAGGAACTGCAGCTGGTGGATGCTTACAAAGTACAGCTCGTCGAGTTGCGGTTCTTTCTCGGTTGCACAGCAGAAGAGACGGCAAGCTTGTTGCAGGTGTCAAAGGCGACGGTTGATCGCGATCTGCGCTTTGTGAAGGCATGGTTGTATCGCCGTCTATATCCGGAGAACGTAACGGCCCCAGTCTCGAAGTGA
- a CDS encoding serine/threonine protein kinase has protein sequence MDNSAEWLLRTETIFHEIIGIGEPERSTVLEERCGDDAALLKEIRSLVIAYEAEECYQREAAEAEQPVAGEPHRIGPYAMDKLLGRGGMGAVYLAHRVDGQFQQQVAIKIIDLPLATDLFRDRFRTERQILAGLSHPYIARLLDGGVSPDGELYLAMEYIEGVSITQYCEAHSLNVSQRLALFHKVCEAVQYAHQNLIVHRDLKPDNILVDADGHPHLLDFGTAKILTPLANTERDLTQAGFQTFTPRYASPEQVLGQPITIASDIYSLGVLLYILLTGVPPYELNEFSTEEMVRVICGHEPRRPSAVGTLGKLDADVDSIVLKALRKEPQERYATVDQMAADVQAYLEQRPVQARRGNRSYLVGKFVRRNKLAIGAASLLFASVIAGVAGVAWQSRNANMQRRKAESRSEDLRQLSASLLSELDDAIKELPGSTSAQKLLVTRVLEHLDRMSADGADDQLTQLDVADGYTRIGNLQGNQYDQNIGDAVGGLASLDKAVVITEKLKTLHPNDPAVQHAYGLAEQSRGEVLFGMGRLKESVESLRRASTTFGDLALAPKATSLQMSEAATAYGGLGDVLGQTGRLSLGDSQGARDAYRASLRFQQSALQADPHSARARRSLPISMMKIGNTEFDRDPWVAKEQYQASLQAMENYPAELKKGFAYTRTYGGIARKYAAAQAETGDYAGSIKTIETYRPAMAAYVKADPTDDRALADLNAFMENEAGSYESLMNPLLNPVDANRPEYRAHAIALLEQTDVNYSILMKRNPHDETSKGAQADVQVRLGVLEQANGQRAQGAAKVEQGLGTLHELVQPANAPVFLLDQISTDLLRIKPLSQPDPQAEIQYALRAVALNGQKPIYRLTLAQSYRSVGDVDKAHDAARAGLSLLAPARPGEGTTRTRRLLEAELK, from the coding sequence ATGGATAATTCTGCCGAGTGGTTGCTGCGCACGGAAACGATCTTCCACGAAATCATCGGAATTGGCGAGCCAGAACGTAGCACTGTTCTTGAGGAGCGCTGCGGCGACGATGCCGCCCTGCTTAAAGAAATACGCTCGTTGGTGATCGCCTACGAGGCAGAAGAGTGCTACCAGAGAGAGGCTGCTGAGGCAGAACAACCGGTCGCAGGTGAGCCGCACAGAATTGGCCCATACGCCATGGATAAGCTCCTGGGTCGAGGCGGCATGGGTGCCGTGTATCTGGCTCATCGGGTAGATGGCCAGTTCCAGCAACAAGTCGCTATCAAGATAATCGACTTGCCCCTTGCAACCGATCTCTTCCGCGACAGATTTCGCACGGAACGCCAGATACTTGCTGGCCTGTCCCACCCGTATATTGCGCGCTTGCTGGATGGAGGCGTGAGTCCGGATGGTGAGCTGTACCTTGCGATGGAGTACATCGAAGGCGTTTCGATCACGCAATACTGCGAAGCGCATTCGCTGAACGTCAGTCAAAGACTCGCGCTGTTTCACAAGGTCTGCGAGGCGGTTCAGTACGCGCATCAGAACCTGATTGTGCATCGCGACCTGAAACCAGACAACATCCTGGTGGACGCTGATGGCCACCCGCATCTGCTGGATTTCGGCACGGCCAAGATCCTGACGCCATTGGCGAACACTGAGAGAGATCTGACGCAGGCCGGATTTCAGACGTTTACCCCGCGCTACGCCAGCCCGGAGCAGGTGCTGGGACAACCCATCACGATTGCTTCCGACATCTATTCTCTTGGTGTTCTACTTTACATTCTGCTCACCGGCGTTCCTCCCTATGAACTAAATGAATTCAGCACGGAAGAGATGGTGCGAGTGATCTGTGGGCATGAGCCACGGAGGCCCAGCGCGGTCGGCACTTTGGGCAAGCTCGATGCGGATGTAGACAGTATCGTCTTGAAGGCGCTGCGCAAGGAACCACAAGAACGCTATGCGACGGTGGACCAGATGGCCGCGGATGTGCAGGCGTATCTGGAACAAAGACCTGTCCAGGCTCGACGTGGAAACAGAAGCTATCTTGTAGGTAAGTTCGTCCGTCGCAATAAGCTTGCAATTGGAGCGGCCAGTCTGCTGTTTGCTAGCGTGATCGCGGGCGTTGCGGGAGTGGCATGGCAGTCTCGCAACGCCAATATGCAACGCCGCAAGGCAGAATCTCGATCTGAGGATCTGCGCCAGCTCAGCGCCAGTCTCTTGTCTGAATTGGATGATGCAATCAAGGAACTGCCAGGATCAACGTCCGCACAAAAGCTGCTGGTAACACGTGTGTTGGAGCATCTTGATCGTATGTCAGCGGATGGCGCCGACGACCAGTTGACGCAGCTCGATGTGGCAGATGGCTACACGAGGATCGGCAATCTACAGGGCAATCAGTATGACCAGAACATCGGCGATGCCGTAGGTGGCCTTGCAAGTCTTGATAAGGCCGTGGTGATTACGGAAAAGCTCAAGACGTTGCATCCCAATGATCCGGCTGTGCAGCATGCCTACGGATTGGCAGAGCAGTCACGAGGAGAGGTCCTGTTCGGTATGGGACGTCTTAAGGAATCAGTTGAGTCCCTACGTCGTGCCAGCACGACCTTTGGCGATCTGGCGCTTGCACCCAAAGCGACATCGTTGCAGATGAGCGAAGCTGCGACTGCTTATGGTGGGTTGGGAGACGTGTTGGGACAAACAGGGCGCTTAAGTCTGGGAGATTCACAGGGTGCTCGGGACGCCTATCGTGCTTCGCTTCGCTTTCAACAGAGCGCTCTTCAGGCTGATCCGCACTCTGCGCGTGCGCGACGCAGCCTTCCCATTTCGATGATGAAGATTGGCAACACAGAATTTGACCGCGATCCGTGGGTAGCCAAGGAGCAATACCAAGCCAGCCTGCAGGCAATGGAGAACTATCCTGCCGAGTTGAAAAAGGGGTTTGCCTACACGCGTACGTACGGAGGAATCGCACGCAAGTATGCAGCGGCACAGGCGGAAACCGGCGACTATGCTGGCTCTATCAAGACAATCGAAACATACCGGCCCGCGATGGCTGCGTACGTTAAGGCCGACCCGACAGATGATCGAGCCCTGGCGGACCTGAATGCCTTCATGGAAAATGAAGCCGGTTCCTACGAATCGCTGATGAATCCGTTGCTCAATCCGGTCGATGCAAATCGCCCAGAGTATCGAGCACATGCGATTGCTCTATTGGAACAAACGGATGTGAACTACTCGATTTTGATGAAGCGGAACCCGCATGACGAAACATCGAAGGGAGCTCAGGCAGATGTCCAAGTGCGCCTCGGCGTGCTGGAGCAGGCAAATGGACAGCGGGCGCAAGGGGCAGCCAAAGTAGAGCAAGGCCTGGGAACATTGCATGAGTTGGTGCAGCCTGCCAACGCTCCTGTGTTCCTTCTGGATCAGATTTCTACGGATCTGCTTCGGATCAAGCCCCTTTCACAACCAGATCCGCAGGCGGAGATTCAGTACGCGCTGCGAGCCGTTGCACTGAACGGGCAGAAGCCGATATATCGTCTCACTCTGGCGCAGTCCTATCGCTCTGTCGGCGATGTGGACAAGGCACATGACGCTGCTCGGGCAGGTTTGTCACTGCTCGCTCCGGCACGCCCAGGCGAAGGAACGACGCGCACCCGGCGTCTTCTGGAAGCTGAATTGAAGTAG
- a CDS encoding choice-of-anchor tandem repeat GloVer-containing protein codes for MLSARVRPTFHAIVLSIGLLISLFVLSLPAYAQPKLTTLSSNLNDTWEGAIQASDGNFYTTSIITMRVSTPYSCEDNPADTCSYITKIKPDGTATIFHTFHEVDGQNNVDGMSPNPIIEASDGNFYGSALIGGAGGIGTIFKITPAGTFSVIFTFTHAYTNGIETSLPYGGYPGPLVEGSDGFLYGTTQIGGPVGTDYGTIFKVSKTGAMTVLHEFPGSRVGDARNFPDGLLPISLIQGADGNFYGTTLQSPQDSKGNFLGLGTIFSISSTGSFTTLHNLAIDGSEGTQPFGPLTQGPDGSFYGTNKAFGYTGTPDAQLPAPLDTYKTNGNFYKISNTGNFQVLYNFTGQADGRDPSPYLTLGSDGNFYGATRYAGSNTGCAPFSGCGVLFQMQPSGTETVLYSFLGTKDSGIPYGPLVQANDGSFYGTNELGLTGTENYVPGSFFNLALKPALKGPIQITFSPTTVNANQPVTLKWSVSNAYSTTAQQCHASVLGMPAGSGAWSGPQYGAATSSGFGGSATLTPTQEGTYTYVLNCGGTETGTGTLVVGNLLTVQTTSLPSATVGNAYSQALAATGGTPPYTWSQLSGVIPSGLSFDPTTGVVSGTPDQFVDASLSFQVKDSASQPNTANGIVTLSVKSGLIINTISLPKATVGVKYTQALSASGGKAPYSWSLLSGKLPDGIVFSPSSGVFSGTPTTPAAAGFSVQVKDSEGTPAIVSGSVSLDIVPPTLAITTTTVPTAQVGKNYSVVLGTTGGTAPFTWSLTSGTLPKGIALNAASGILSGTPQQFGNATISVKVTDSSTPQMTDSATYPLTVISGLDITDTTVGDGKVGTQYSAGLTPTGGTQPYKWSIINGALPAGLTLNADSGVISGTPTTQQVSTFTIQILDNEGTPAATTKTFNINIAAAALAVSTTTLSSSAVSTAVGQSVTFTATVSATTGVPNGVVTFYNGSTPLGTGNLNNSGVATFTTTFTSAGIFPITAVYAGNGTSTGSTSAVLSETVVAVGISAAFSPDSLTITSGSSGTLTLTLTPTGGYTGTVTFSCGTLPAHVTCSFAPPSVTITSSTTTATDTLTINTASTATTAMLDPTTGHRGSRGSSLLALALLLPCSMFALLRPRTRRLLPRLLMLAVVCCGFVAMTGLSGCGSTSPNASPGTYTVPVTLTLSSASTQTINATIVVK; via the coding sequence ATGCTTTCTGCCCGGGTCCGTCCCACTTTCCATGCCATCGTTCTCTCAATTGGTCTTCTCATCAGCCTCTTTGTGCTGAGCCTGCCGGCGTATGCACAGCCGAAGTTGACCACGCTTTCTTCCAATCTGAACGACACCTGGGAAGGTGCTATTCAGGCCAGCGATGGCAACTTCTACACCACGTCCATCATCACCATGCGGGTCTCAACGCCCTATTCCTGCGAAGACAATCCTGCCGACACCTGCAGCTACATCACCAAGATCAAGCCCGATGGCACAGCCACCATCTTCCACACCTTTCATGAGGTAGACGGCCAGAACAACGTAGACGGCATGTCGCCGAACCCCATCATTGAAGCCAGCGATGGCAACTTCTATGGCTCTGCGCTGATCGGCGGCGCTGGAGGCATCGGCACGATCTTCAAGATCACTCCTGCAGGAACCTTCAGCGTGATCTTTACGTTTACTCACGCGTATACGAACGGTATTGAAACCAGCCTTCCGTATGGGGGTTATCCTGGTCCGCTCGTCGAAGGCAGTGACGGTTTCCTTTATGGCACAACGCAAATTGGTGGCCCGGTCGGCACTGACTACGGAACGATCTTTAAGGTAAGCAAGACGGGCGCAATGACCGTTCTTCATGAGTTTCCGGGCTCCCGAGTAGGCGATGCCCGCAATTTCCCTGACGGCCTGCTTCCCATCTCGCTCATCCAGGGCGCGGACGGAAACTTCTACGGCACCACACTGCAGTCTCCCCAGGATTCCAAAGGAAACTTCCTCGGTCTGGGTACTATATTCTCCATCTCCTCCACAGGATCCTTCACCACTCTGCACAACCTGGCCATTGATGGCAGCGAGGGGACACAGCCCTTCGGCCCACTCACACAAGGCCCTGATGGCAGTTTTTACGGAACGAATAAGGCCTTCGGGTATACCGGTACGCCCGATGCCCAACTCCCTGCACCGCTTGATACCTACAAAACCAACGGCAACTTTTACAAGATCTCCAACACCGGCAATTTTCAGGTTCTGTACAACTTCACCGGTCAGGCTGACGGTCGAGACCCCAGCCCTTACCTCACCCTGGGTAGCGACGGAAACTTTTATGGCGCTACGCGCTATGCGGGCAGCAACACTGGCTGCGCCCCCTTCTCTGGTTGTGGCGTTCTGTTCCAGATGCAGCCTTCCGGTACGGAAACCGTGCTCTACAGCTTCCTCGGCACGAAGGACTCCGGCATCCCCTACGGTCCACTCGTACAAGCGAACGACGGCAGCTTCTATGGCACCAACGAACTCGGTCTCACCGGAACAGAGAACTACGTCCCTGGCTCGTTTTTCAATCTCGCTCTCAAGCCTGCTCTGAAGGGGCCCATCCAGATCACCTTCTCGCCCACCACTGTCAACGCGAATCAACCCGTCACCTTGAAGTGGTCGGTATCAAACGCCTACTCAACGACAGCTCAACAGTGCCACGCCTCAGTGCTCGGTATGCCTGCCGGGTCCGGCGCATGGAGTGGACCGCAGTATGGTGCAGCCACCAGCTCAGGCTTCGGTGGCAGTGCAACCCTCACCCCCACCCAGGAAGGCACGTATACCTATGTGCTCAACTGCGGTGGAACAGAAACGGGAACAGGAACGCTCGTCGTTGGCAATCTGCTCACGGTGCAGACGACGTCCTTACCCAGCGCGACTGTTGGCAATGCATACTCGCAGGCTCTTGCAGCTACAGGTGGAACACCGCCCTACACCTGGTCGCAACTCTCCGGCGTGATTCCTTCCGGTCTCTCCTTTGATCCCACGACCGGCGTTGTCTCCGGCACACCGGATCAGTTTGTTGACGCAAGCCTTTCGTTTCAGGTCAAAGACTCTGCATCCCAGCCCAACACGGCAAATGGCATCGTCACACTCTCGGTAAAGTCCGGACTCATCATTAACACCATCTCGCTACCCAAGGCTACGGTGGGCGTCAAGTACACGCAGGCCCTTTCAGCGTCCGGCGGTAAGGCTCCCTATAGCTGGTCGTTGCTGTCCGGCAAGCTGCCTGACGGTATCGTCTTCTCTCCCTCCAGCGGCGTCTTTTCCGGAACACCCACCACACCCGCCGCTGCTGGCTTCTCCGTTCAGGTCAAGGATTCCGAGGGCACACCCGCAATCGTCTCTGGCTCCGTCAGCCTCGATATCGTTCCACCCACCCTCGCCATCACCACGACGACCGTCCCCACCGCACAGGTCGGCAAGAATTACTCCGTTGTTCTAGGGACGACCGGCGGTACCGCCCCTTTCACCTGGAGCCTGACCAGCGGTACGCTGCCCAAAGGCATCGCTCTGAACGCTGCAAGCGGCATTCTAAGCGGTACGCCGCAACAGTTCGGCAACGCTACGATCTCGGTTAAAGTCACTGACTCCAGCACACCGCAGATGACTGACTCTGCAACTTACCCTCTCACAGTCATCTCAGGACTCGACATCACCGATACGACTGTTGGGGACGGAAAGGTGGGTACGCAGTACTCCGCGGGCCTGACGCCCACCGGTGGCACCCAGCCCTATAAATGGTCAATCATTAATGGCGCGCTTCCGGCAGGCCTTACTCTGAATGCCGACAGCGGCGTTATCTCCGGCACACCCACAACGCAACAGGTCTCCACCTTCACCATCCAAATCCTCGACAACGAAGGCACGCCAGCAGCTACGACCAAGACTTTCAACATCAATATTGCAGCGGCTGCACTGGCCGTCAGCACAACCACGCTCAGTTCTTCTGCGGTCTCTACAGCGGTTGGGCAAAGCGTTACTTTTACCGCTACGGTAAGCGCAACAACCGGCGTGCCCAATGGAGTGGTGACCTTCTACAACGGCAGCACACCTCTCGGCACAGGCAATCTGAACAACTCTGGCGTTGCCACCTTCACCACTACATTTACCAGCGCAGGCATCTTTCCTATCACCGCGGTCTACGCGGGAAATGGAACCTCAACGGGTAGTACTTCGGCAGTGTTATCAGAGACTGTCGTCGCCGTTGGCATCTCCGCTGCGTTCAGCCCTGACAGCCTGACAATCACCAGCGGAAGCTCAGGGACGCTCACCCTTACGCTTACACCTACAGGTGGTTACACCGGAACGGTGACCTTCTCCTGCGGCACGCTACCTGCACACGTCACCTGCTCCTTCGCTCCACCATCGGTGACCATAACGTCCAGCACGACAACTGCAACTGACACACTCACCATCAACACAGCATCAACTGCAACAACGGCAATGCTGGATCCCACCACGGGCCATCGAGGATCACGAGGAAGCAGTCTCCTCGCGCTAGCGCTGCTCTTGCCGTGCTCCATGTTTGCGCTCTTAAGGCCACGGACACGACGTCTGCTTCCGCGCCTGTTGATGCTGGCCGTTGTTTGCTGCGGGTTTGTTGCAATGACGGGGTTGTCCGGTTGCGGTTCAACCAGCCCTAATGCAAGCCCCGGAACATACACGGTTCCTGTGACGCTCACTTTGTCTAGTGCTTCCACTCAGACGATCAACGCCACCATCGTAGTGAAGTAA
- a CDS encoding YncE family protein, which yields MIRRTICADNLEGKSPMRAMPLFAAILTTTASLLAQSPASYHVSHTYVLGGTGGWDYIIPDPSSHRLFIAREDRVMVVDEETGKLTAEIKEIHGAHGTAIATGTGHGFLTSSEDKSVVMFDTKTLAILKRIPAADDADAIVYDNVSGRVFSLNGDANSTTVIDAKQGTLIKNLPLGGKPEYGAAAGDGKLYVNLEDKNEIAEVDTAKLAVTRRWSTGTCKLPVSMAIDTKHHRLFSGCRSGVMAVSDYVAGKVITTLPIEKGVDGGGFDPALGDIFMSNADGTLSVFHQDGPDTYHAVQSVVTPVGSRNLGVDPVKHRVYLVSAKFGPMTAGGKRGPVLPDTFTLMVVER from the coding sequence ATGATTCGCAGAACGATCTGCGCAGATAATCTGGAAGGTAAATCACCGATGCGTGCCATGCCCTTGTTCGCCGCAATTCTGACTACGACTGCAAGTCTGTTGGCGCAGTCTCCCGCGTCTTACCATGTGAGTCATACGTACGTGCTGGGTGGAACTGGTGGTTGGGACTACATCATCCCTGATCCTTCGAGTCATCGCCTCTTTATCGCGCGAGAGGATCGCGTGATGGTTGTCGACGAGGAGACAGGCAAGCTCACTGCCGAGATCAAAGAGATTCATGGAGCGCACGGCACGGCGATTGCAACCGGTACGGGACACGGCTTCCTCACGTCCAGTGAAGACAAGTCGGTCGTTATGTTCGACACAAAAACGCTCGCAATTCTGAAACGGATTCCAGCTGCAGACGATGCCGATGCGATTGTGTATGACAACGTCTCTGGCCGAGTCTTCAGCCTGAATGGCGACGCGAATTCTACGACTGTGATAGACGCGAAGCAAGGAACACTTATAAAAAATCTACCCCTTGGTGGCAAGCCTGAGTACGGTGCGGCCGCAGGAGACGGCAAACTCTACGTCAACCTGGAGGATAAGAACGAAATCGCAGAGGTCGACACGGCCAAGCTGGCTGTGACGCGCCGCTGGTCAACGGGGACATGCAAGCTCCCGGTATCCATGGCGATCGATACGAAACATCATCGGCTTTTCAGCGGATGCCGTAGCGGCGTCATGGCTGTGTCTGACTACGTTGCCGGGAAGGTTATAACGACTTTGCCGATTGAAAAAGGAGTTGATGGTGGTGGTTTTGATCCGGCTTTAGGCGATATTTTCATGTCCAATGCGGACGGCACTCTGTCGGTGTTTCATCAGGATGGCCCAGATACCTATCACGCTGTGCAAAGTGTTGTGACGCCGGTCGGCTCCAGAAATCTTGGCGTCGATCCAGTGAAGCATCGTGTTTATTTGGTGTCGGCAAAGTTTGGCCCCATGACCGCGGGGGGCAAGAGAGGCCCAGTGTTACCGGATACATTCACCCTGATGGTTGTTGAACGATAA
- a CDS encoding response regulator transcription factor — MLIMVAEDEEELALVLRRGLTEHNHTVALAMDGEEALHLAEVHAYDALILDIMMPIRNGLEVARSLRRKMIDTPILMLTARDSNEDIVMGLDAGADDYLVKPFSMKVLLARLRALSRRSVQPPTDVLRVSDLSLDPIAHHVISGGHAVSITPTEYRILEHLMRRAGRVASRDSIIDSAWGPAEEVEYNTVDSYIKSLRDKLERNGQQRVIHTVRGYGYVVRECA, encoded by the coding sequence ATGTTGATTATGGTCGCCGAAGACGAAGAGGAACTCGCGCTGGTTCTGCGTCGGGGACTAACCGAACACAATCACACGGTAGCGTTGGCGATGGATGGTGAAGAGGCACTTCATTTGGCAGAAGTCCATGCTTATGACGCATTGATTCTCGATATCATGATGCCGATCCGCAACGGGCTGGAAGTGGCACGATCGCTTCGCCGCAAGATGATCGACACACCGATCCTCATGCTCACGGCAAGAGACAGCAACGAAGACATCGTTATGGGTCTGGACGCGGGCGCCGATGACTATCTGGTGAAACCATTTTCCATGAAGGTTCTGTTGGCTAGGCTTCGCGCCCTTTCCCGACGATCCGTGCAACCGCCCACAGATGTGTTAAGAGTGAGTGATCTCTCACTTGATCCGATTGCACATCACGTCATCAGCGGGGGGCATGCTGTCAGCATCACGCCTACGGAATATCGCATTCTGGAACACCTGATGCGTCGTGCGGGGCGCGTCGCCTCACGCGATTCCATCATCGACAGCGCCTGGGGTCCCGCGGAAGAGGTCGAATACAACACCGTAGACTCATACATCAAATCGCTTCGAGACAAGCTTGAACGTAACGGGCAGCAGCGTGTGATTCATACCGTGCGCGGTTACGGGTATGTGGTTCGGGAATGCGCGTGA
- a CDS encoding sensor histidine kinase — protein sequence MKNFAFPRTLRFRITLLTALLLLVTFALTSVFVLYSVRHAYEETVDLELRARFQAAKETLSETKTRVDWAEVLEDQEALGPAGAWMQISDSKGQFLYRSDALRALPPPQQQSKFSDNGSLRTVRINHRLMRVLTGPFDEAIVQIALPLNEFSEMVEKLEWMFITTLPLILSLAILGGHWLGGRSLKPVEDFEATLARITTSNLSERLIVDGAGDELERLAATANEMLTRLEASFDTIARFTADASHELRTPVAIVQTTGEVILMADRTPDEHQQAWRTVLMQTDRMGRLIEDLLVLARTDCREPETSFEPLDLGTCIADAIRDVRILAETAEITLTATLVTPCIVIGDTDALRRVFLIILENAVKYTPAGGTIEVSMKCNRRGIQETAIVSIRDTGIGIHEQDLPRIFERFYRVSRDRSRRTGGAGLGLSIAQSFILRHNGTISVTSVPLQGSVFDIELPLSNSAVFTESPE from the coding sequence GTGAAGAATTTCGCATTTCCGCGAACGCTGCGATTCCGTATCACTTTGTTAACCGCGCTATTACTTCTGGTCACATTTGCGTTGACCAGTGTATTTGTTCTGTACTCCGTGCGACACGCCTACGAAGAGACGGTGGACCTTGAACTTCGAGCACGATTTCAGGCGGCAAAAGAGACTCTTTCAGAAACGAAGACAAGAGTGGACTGGGCCGAGGTTCTAGAAGATCAGGAAGCACTGGGTCCAGCCGGCGCCTGGATGCAGATTAGCGATTCCAAGGGTCAGTTTCTCTATCGTTCCGACGCGCTTCGAGCCCTTCCTCCTCCGCAGCAGCAAAGTAAGTTTTCGGACAATGGTTCGCTGAGGACGGTTCGCATCAACCATCGATTGATGCGAGTCCTGACAGGTCCATTTGATGAAGCGATTGTGCAGATCGCGCTGCCGTTGAATGAGTTCTCGGAAATGGTGGAGAAGCTTGAATGGATGTTTATAACGACACTGCCTTTGATCCTGAGCCTGGCCATTCTCGGAGGGCATTGGTTAGGCGGACGCTCTCTTAAGCCAGTTGAAGATTTCGAAGCGACACTCGCGCGCATTACAACCTCAAACCTGTCGGAACGCTTGATTGTAGATGGTGCGGGAGATGAGCTAGAGCGCCTCGCAGCGACGGCGAACGAAATGTTGACTCGGTTGGAGGCTTCGTTCGACACCATCGCTCGTTTCACTGCCGATGCGTCGCATGAACTTAGAACGCCCGTTGCAATTGTCCAAACCACCGGCGAAGTCATCCTTATGGCCGACCGCACACCAGATGAACATCAGCAAGCTTGGCGAACGGTGTTGATGCAAACGGATCGCATGGGGCGCTTGATCGAGGATCTGCTCGTGCTTGCGCGCACGGATTGCAGAGAGCCCGAGACCTCATTTGAACCATTGGACCTGGGCACCTGCATAGCAGACGCAATACGTGACGTCCGTATTCTTGCGGAAACCGCTGAGATCACACTGACAGCAACATTGGTTACGCCATGCATTGTCATAGGAGACACTGACGCACTTCGTCGCGTGTTTCTGATCATCCTTGAAAACGCAGTCAAATACACGCCTGCTGGTGGCACAATCGAAGTTTCGATGAAGTGCAATCGCCGAGGTATCCAGGAGACAGCGATAGTTTCCATTCGGGATACTGGCATCGGTATCCACGAACAAGATCTTCCGCGTATTTTTGAGCGCTTTTACAGAGTATCGAGAGACCGTTCGCGTCGCACCGGAGGTGCCGGGCTTGGGCTCTCGATCGCGCAATCATTCATCCTGCGTCACAACGGAACCATTTCCGTTACCAGTGTCCCATTGCAGGGTTCTGTATTCGATATCGAATTGCCTCTAAGCAACAGTGCCGTCTTCACCGAATCTCCAGAATGA